One window from the genome of Deinococcus sp. NW-56 encodes:
- a CDS encoding acyl-CoA dehydrogenase family protein: MIDFSLSDEQKQLQQLAREFTRKEIIPVASEYDQREELPWPVVEKAFEVGLLNVAIPEHAGGLGLGMVDECLIGEELAYGCMGIYTVLMASELGITPILVGGTEEQQRRFLAPMTEKPSLAAFALSEPNNGSDAAGMHTTAVLDGDEWVINGTKMWISNGGVAEITVVFATTDKQGGHKATVALVVPKDAPGLSYNKIKHKLGQRASLTSELVFENVRVPRENQLGGLGDGFKIAMKTLDKTRIPVAAGSVGIARRALDESVKYSKEREAFGKPISQFQAIQFKLAEMAMGVETGRLMYLKAAWLVDQGLTHGMESAIAKAYCSEMAFDAANEAIQVHGGYGYVGEYPVEKLLRDVKLNQIYEGTNEIQRVVISRNLLK, translated from the coding sequence ATGATCGATTTCTCCCTCTCCGACGAACAGAAACAGCTTCAGCAGCTTGCCCGCGAGTTCACCCGCAAGGAGATCATTCCGGTCGCCAGCGAGTACGACCAGAGAGAAGAACTGCCCTGGCCGGTGGTCGAAAAGGCCTTCGAGGTCGGCCTGCTCAACGTCGCCATTCCCGAACACGCGGGTGGGCTGGGGCTGGGCATGGTGGACGAGTGCCTGATCGGCGAGGAACTTGCCTACGGCTGCATGGGGATTTACACCGTGCTGATGGCCTCCGAGCTGGGCATCACGCCCATCCTGGTGGGCGGCACCGAGGAGCAGCAGCGGCGCTTCCTGGCCCCCATGACCGAAAAGCCCAGCCTCGCGGCCTTTGCGCTCAGCGAGCCCAACAACGGCTCGGACGCCGCCGGGATGCACACCACCGCCGTGCTCGACGGCGACGAGTGGGTCATCAACGGCACCAAGATGTGGATTTCCAACGGAGGCGTGGCCGAGATCACCGTGGTCTTCGCCACCACCGACAAGCAGGGCGGACACAAGGCGACCGTCGCGCTCGTGGTGCCCAAGGACGCGCCCGGCCTGTCCTACAACAAGATCAAGCACAAGCTGGGGCAACGGGCTTCGCTGACCTCCGAGCTGGTGTTCGAGAACGTGCGCGTGCCCAGGGAGAACCAGCTCGGCGGCCTGGGCGACGGCTTCAAGATCGCCATGAAGACGCTGGACAAGACCCGTATCCCGGTCGCGGCAGGGTCGGTGGGCATCGCCCGGCGGGCGCTCGACGAGAGCGTGAAGTACTCCAAGGAGCGCGAGGCCTTCGGCAAGCCCATCTCGCAGTTCCAGGCCATCCAGTTCAAGCTCGCGGAGATGGCGATGGGCGTGGAGACGGGCCGCCTGATGTACCTCAAGGCCGCGTGGCTGGTCGATCAGGGCCTGACGCACGGCATGGAGAGTGCCATCGCCAAGGCCTACTGCTCGGAGATGGCCTTCGACGCCGCGAACGAGGCGATTCAGGTGCACGGCGGTTACGGCTACGTGGGCGAGTACCCGGTGGAAAAGCTGCTGCGCGACGTGAAGCTCAACCAGATCTACGAGGGCACCAACGAGATTCAGCGCGTGGTGATCAGCCGGAATCTGCTGAAGTAA
- a CDS encoding D-2-hydroxyacid dehydrogenase, with protein MRVLMPDLPEFRALTVEGLTALPYRNGDLPDGEAEGVVLWGANAETRSQLFTRLGLRWVLTLTAGIDHVQGQLPPSVALYNASPLHARAVAVHTLAGMLAAARGLHRFRDQQREEQWQPRRDLATLEGASVVVWGYGHIGQILEDLLAPHGAHVTGLRSATPPAERNAALAEADWVVLLLPDTPQTRGIVNADVLARLKPGAWLSNQGRGSLVDTDALLAALDSGRLGGAVLDVTDPKPLPPGHPLWERENVIITPHIASTTADLTARGAGYTRTFLEALAAGREPEGRVETGRGY; from the coding sequence ATGCGCGTGCTGATGCCTGACCTGCCCGAGTTCCGGGCGCTGACCGTGGAGGGCCTGACCGCTCTCCCCTACCGCAATGGAGACCTGCCGGACGGCGAGGCCGAGGGCGTGGTGCTGTGGGGCGCGAACGCCGAGACGCGCTCCCAACTCTTCACCCGACTAGGCCTGCGCTGGGTGCTGACGCTCACGGCGGGCATCGACCATGTGCAGGGCCAGTTGCCGCCCAGCGTCGCTCTGTACAACGCCAGCCCGCTGCACGCCCGCGCGGTCGCCGTCCATACGCTTGCCGGGATGCTCGCCGCCGCGCGGGGCCTGCACCGCTTCCGGGACCAGCAGCGGGAGGAACAGTGGCAGCCCCGCCGCGACCTGGCCACGCTGGAGGGGGCGAGCGTGGTGGTGTGGGGTTACGGCCACATCGGGCAGATTCTGGAGGACCTGCTGGCCCCCCACGGCGCCCACGTCACCGGGCTGCGCTCGGCCACCCCACCCGCCGAGCGGAATGCGGCGCTGGCGGAGGCCGATTGGGTGGTCCTGCTGCTGCCCGACACGCCGCAGACGCGCGGCATCGTAAATGCGGATGTGCTGGCTCGCCTGAAGCCCGGCGCGTGGCTGAGCAACCAGGGGCGCGGCTCGCTGGTGGACACGGACGCGCTGCTGGCCGCCCTCGACTCCGGGCGCCTCGGCGGCGCGGTGCTGGACGTGACCGACCCCAAACCGCTCCCACCGGGGCACCCGCTGTGGGAGCGGGAAAATGTCATCATCACGCCGCATATCGCCAGCACGACGGCGGACCTGACAGCGCGGGGGGCGGGGTACACGCGAACCTTCCTGGAGGCGCTGGCGGCGGGCCGGGAACCGGAAGGACGAGTGGAGACGGGAAGGGGGTACTGA
- a CDS encoding 3'(2'),5'-bisphosphate nucleotidase CysQ, with product MDLKPELDTAARLAREAGALLLAHLARGVTAQQKTGADDLVTAADREASDLILAGLRSAFPGDGLLSEEAADDPARRGHERVWIIDPIDGTKEFTSGSPDYAVSIGLAVGGKPVLGAVYAPATDELFAGAVGLGVTRNGEPTGFAGRAGYVVSVSDTEFRRELHAHDLPGMAPSGSIALKLARIANGEADVTFSMSPRSEWDVAGGHALLRVLGGDLRRRDGRPIRYNSARPHLEQGIIGGRPDALAWLEGELARRGLPTAHLGLTPEDPAWSTLAPGDQAALTGHPGVCVRHGGGRALALIVVGPGGAVERAEGDAFHLDRLSRDVTRALGTLDAAAPVPEGGPR from the coding sequence GTGGACCTCAAGCCCGAACTCGACACCGCCGCGCGGCTGGCGCGGGAGGCAGGAGCGCTGCTGCTCGCCCACCTCGCGCGGGGGGTCACGGCCCAGCAGAAGACGGGCGCCGACGATCTCGTGACCGCCGCCGACCGCGAGGCTTCCGACCTGATCCTGGCGGGCCTGCGCTCGGCCTTTCCGGGAGACGGCCTCCTGAGCGAGGAAGCCGCCGATGACCCGGCCCGGCGGGGCCACGAGCGGGTCTGGATCATCGACCCCATCGACGGCACCAAGGAATTCACCTCGGGAAGCCCCGACTATGCGGTAAGCATCGGGCTGGCGGTGGGCGGCAAGCCGGTGCTGGGCGCGGTGTACGCCCCGGCCACCGATGAGCTGTTCGCCGGGGCGGTGGGCCTGGGGGTCACGAGGAACGGCGAGCCGACCGGGTTCGCGGGCCGCGCCGGGTACGTGGTCAGCGTGTCGGACACCGAGTTCCGGCGCGAGTTGCACGCCCACGACCTCCCCGGCATGGCCCCCAGCGGCTCCATCGCCCTGAAGCTGGCCCGCATCGCGAACGGCGAGGCCGACGTGACCTTCTCCATGAGCCCGCGCTCGGAATGGGACGTGGCGGGGGGGCACGCGCTCCTGCGGGTGCTGGGCGGCGACCTGCGGCGGCGCGACGGGCGGCCCATTCGGTACAACTCCGCCCGGCCACACCTGGAGCAGGGGATCATCGGCGGACGACCGGACGCGCTGGCGTGGCTGGAGGGCGAACTCGCGCGGCGGGGTCTCCCCACCGCCCACCTCGGCCTGACCCCGGAGGACCCCGCCTGGTCGACCCTCGCGCCGGGGGATCAGGCGGCACTGACGGGTCATCCCGGCGTCTGTGTGCGGCACGGGGGCGGGCGAGCACTGGCCCTGATCGTGGTGGGACCGGGCGGCGCGGTGGAGCGAGCGGAGGGCGACGCCTTCCACCTCGACCGCCTCTCGCGCGACGTGACGCGGGCGCTGGGCACCCTGGACGCCGCCGCGCCCGTCCCGGAGGGAGGCCCGCGCTGA
- a CDS encoding GNAT family N-acetyltransferase, whose protein sequence is MPALGAEEWATLYRFFRDRELADWNGAKPIRLPEWLFKRIMLEEEGTGERAGFGVLDERGDLIGSAELYDLHPAPPLPARIGTLGVMIGLRTLWGQGYGREAVMALLAWAFEGREVPLTRVRLTTFGHNRRAQRAFAACGFREVGRSQVGDHTDVHMEITRGEWLDARADA, encoded by the coding sequence TTGCCCGCCCTCGGGGCGGAGGAGTGGGCGACCCTCTACCGCTTCTTCCGCGACCGCGAACTCGCCGACTGGAACGGGGCCAAACCCATCCGGCTTCCGGAGTGGCTGTTCAAGCGAATCATGCTGGAGGAGGAGGGCACGGGCGAGCGGGCGGGGTTCGGGGTGCTGGATGAGCGCGGCGACCTGATCGGCAGCGCCGAGCTGTACGACCTCCACCCCGCGCCGCCCCTGCCTGCCCGCATCGGCACCCTGGGCGTGATGATCGGCCTGCGGACGCTCTGGGGTCAGGGCTACGGCCGCGAGGCGGTCATGGCCCTGCTGGCCTGGGCCTTCGAGGGCCGCGAGGTGCCGCTGACACGGGTGCGCCTGACCACCTTCGGGCACAACCGCCGGGCGCAGCGGGCCTTTGCCGCCTGCGGCTTCCGCGAGGTGGGCCGCTCCCAGGTGGGGGACCACACCGACGTTCATATGGAAATCACGAGAGGAGAGTGGCTGGATGCGCGTGCTGATGCCTGA
- the ddrA gene encoding single-stranded DNA-binding protein DdrA has protein sequence MKLSDVQKRLQAPFPAHLVGWKPQAFNGERTRALLLAYVDARAVQDRLDAICPDGWSFEIEVIPGTQHPTVKGRLTVLGVTREDIGEAGEGEYGTLKAASSDALKRCAVQFGIGRYLYDLPKQWADWNDQRREPAVTPELPEWARPDHERSPGGAHLVQAMEQLKYELPEDLDLQREVYKHLKAALGSLHTAPQGGHGRAA, from the coding sequence ATGAAGTTGAGCGATGTTCAGAAACGACTCCAGGCTCCGTTTCCCGCTCATCTGGTGGGATGGAAGCCGCAAGCCTTCAATGGGGAGCGTACCCGCGCCCTGCTGCTCGCCTACGTGGATGCCCGCGCGGTGCAAGACCGCCTGGACGCGATCTGCCCGGACGGCTGGAGCTTCGAGATCGAGGTGATTCCGGGCACCCAGCACCCCACCGTCAAGGGCCGCCTGACCGTGCTGGGCGTGACCCGCGAGGACATCGGGGAGGCGGGCGAGGGCGAGTACGGGACCCTCAAGGCCGCGTCGTCGGACGCGCTCAAGCGCTGCGCGGTGCAGTTCGGCATCGGGCGTTACCTCTACGACCTGCCCAAGCAGTGGGCGGACTGGAATGACCAGCGGCGTGAACCCGCCGTCACCCCCGAGTTGCCCGAGTGGGCACGCCCCGATCACGAGCGCAGCCCCGGCGGAGCGCACCTCGTGCAGGCGATGGAGCAGCTCAAGTACGAACTGCCCGAGGACCTCGACCTCCAGCGCGAGGTGTACAAGCACCTTAAAGCTGCCCTGGGCAGCCTGCACACGGCCCCGCAGGGCGGACACGGACGGGCCGCGTGA
- a CDS encoding ATP-dependent RNA helicase: protein MSLTDLPVFEVLPDLRAALAAHPLVVLQAPPGAGKSTGLPLALLDEEWLGGGSIVMLQPRRVAARAVAARLAETLGEEVGGTVGSRVRFESRVSDRTRIEVVTEGILTRRLQRDPELTGVGLVILDEFHERSLNADLALALLREVGGALREDLRVLVMSATLDPALPERLGAPLVQSAGRAYPVEVRYLPTDPAGRVEDAVARAVREALAAHAEGDVLAFLPGVREIRGAMAALSSVDALVLPLYGDLPLAEQRRAILPDPAGRRRVILATSIAETSLTLEGVRIVVDGGLSRTQAFDPGTGLTRMVTNRVTRDAAEQRAGRAGRTAPGVAYRLWSERTHAALAAARPPEIVEADLAPLTLELAGWGAPDPAALAWLDAPPAPAWRPPAPCCATWTRWTGRLALPRGAGRCWNCPPTPASRTCCTTGRRWGWGHWPPTWPPCWKNAIPSAPGRGPTSPTGSRRCGRGVGASGVGESLASSTGQNASRGSGGANWASAPTTCRPMVSRWGSSSPSPTRSGWRSHGRGWGPLPARGGQGARLPEGDALAGAPALAVAHLDAGTGEGRIYLAAPLDPAALEARAEWQDAVRWDARTGALVAARERRVGALVLDSRPLRDLPHGERVAALAGAIRAEGLHLLTFSPEAEQLRARVESLRQWRPDEDWPDLSDSGLLETLEGWLGPSLTGVRTRDELGRVNLLPALQALLPWPLPARLDDLAPTHLPVPSGSRVRLAYRPDGSPPILAVKLQELFGLAETPAVNGGRTPVLLHLLSPAGRPVQVTQDLRSFWNSSYFEVRKDLRGRYPKHPWPDDPWSHVPTGATKRRL, encoded by the coding sequence GTGAGCCTGACCGACCTCCCCGTCTTCGAGGTGCTCCCCGACCTCCGCGCGGCGCTCGCGGCGCACCCGCTGGTGGTGCTGCAAGCCCCGCCCGGCGCGGGCAAGAGCACCGGATTGCCGCTCGCGCTGCTGGACGAGGAGTGGCTGGGGGGCGGGTCCATCGTGATGCTCCAGCCCCGGCGGGTGGCGGCCCGCGCGGTGGCCGCCCGGCTCGCGGAGACGCTGGGCGAGGAGGTCGGCGGCACGGTGGGCTCCCGCGTGCGCTTCGAGTCGCGGGTGTCGGACCGCACCCGCATCGAAGTTGTCACGGAAGGCATCCTGACGCGCCGTCTCCAGCGCGACCCGGAACTGACCGGGGTGGGGCTGGTCATCCTCGACGAGTTTCACGAGCGGTCGCTCAACGCCGACCTCGCCCTCGCCCTGCTGCGTGAGGTGGGGGGAGCGCTGCGGGAGGACCTGCGGGTGCTCGTCATGTCGGCCACTCTCGATCCCGCCCTGCCGGAACGCCTGGGGGCACCGCTGGTGCAGAGTGCGGGGCGGGCCTACCCGGTGGAGGTGCGTTACCTGCCGACCGACCCGGCGGGCCGGGTGGAGGACGCGGTGGCCCGTGCGGTGCGGGAAGCCCTGGCCGCCCACGCAGAGGGCGACGTGCTCGCCTTCCTCCCCGGTGTGCGCGAGATTCGGGGGGCGATGGCGGCGCTGTCCAGCGTGGACGCCCTCGTGCTGCCCCTCTACGGCGACCTTCCGCTGGCCGAACAGCGGCGGGCGATTCTGCCCGACCCGGCCGGTCGGCGGCGGGTCATCCTGGCGACCTCCATCGCAGAAACGTCGCTGACCCTGGAGGGGGTGCGGATCGTGGTGGACGGGGGCCTGAGCCGCACCCAGGCCTTCGACCCCGGCACGGGCCTGACCCGCATGGTGACCAACCGCGTCACCCGCGACGCCGCTGAGCAGCGGGCCGGACGCGCGGGCCGTACCGCTCCCGGCGTGGCCTACCGCCTCTGGAGCGAGCGCACCCACGCCGCGCTGGCCGCTGCCCGCCCCCCCGAGATCGTGGAGGCCGACCTCGCCCCCCTCACGCTGGAACTCGCCGGGTGGGGTGCGCCTGACCCCGCCGCCCTCGCCTGGCTCGACGCGCCGCCCGCCCCCGCGTGGAGGCCGCCCGCACCCTGCTGCGCGACCTGGACGCGCTGGACGGGGAGGCTCGCATTACCGCGCGGGGCCGGGCGCTGCTGGAATTGCCCACCCACCCCCGCCTCGCGCACCTGCTGCACGACGGGCAGGCGCTGGGGCTGGGGCCACTGGCCGCCGACGTGGCCGCCTTGCTGGAAGAACGCGATCCCCTCGGCGCCGGGACGGGGGCCGACCTCACCGACCGGGTCGCGGCGCTGCGGGCGTGGCGTCGGGGCGAGCGGGGTGGGGGAGAGCCTGGCGTCCTCGACCGGGCAGAACGCCTCTCGCGGCAGTGGCGGCGCGAACTGGGCGTCCGCTCCGACGACTTGCCGCCCGATGGTTTCGCGGTGGGGCAGCTCGTCGCCCTCGCCTACCCGGAGCGGGTGGCGCTCGCACGGGCGGGGGTGGGGGCCGCTTCCTGCTCGCGGGGGCCAGGGGGCGCGGCTACCGGAGGGGGACGCGCTGGCGGGAGCGCCTGCCCTCGCGGTGGCCCACCTCGACGCGGGGACCGGGGAGGGCCGCATCTACCTCGCCGCGCCCCTCGACCCCGCCGCGCTGGAGGCCCGTGCGGAGTGGCAGGACGCCGTGCGTTGGGACGCCCGCACCGGAGCGTTGGTGGCCGCCCGCGAGCGCCGGGTGGGCGCGCTGGTGCTGGACTCGCGACCCCTGCGCGACCTGCCTCACGGGGAACGGGTGGCCGCTCTCGCCGGGGCCATCCGCGCCGAGGGTCTGCACCTCCTCACCTTCTCCCCGGAGGCCGAGCAACTCCGCGCCCGCGTGGAGTCCCTGCGGCAGTGGCGCCCGGACGAGGACTGGCCCGACCTCTCCGACTCCGGCCTGCTGGAGACGCTGGAAGGCTGGCTCGGCCCCTCCCTCACGGGGGTGCGCACCCGCGACGAGTTGGGGCGCGTGAACCTGCTGCCCGCCTTGCAAGCCCTGCTCCCTTGGCCGCTGCCCGCCCGCCTGGACGACCTGGCCCCCACGCACCTCCCCGTCCCCAGCGGCTCGCGCGTGCGCCTCGCGTATCGCCCGGACGGATCGCCTCCCATTCTCGCCGTCAAGTTGCAGGAACTCTTCGGCCTGGCCGAAACGCCCGCCGTGAACGGGGGCCGCACGCCCGTGCTGCTGCACCTGCTTTCCCCCGCCGGGCGCCCGGTGCAGGTGACCCAGGACCTGCGCTCGTTCTGGAACAGCAGCTATTTCGAGGTGCGCAAGGACCTGCGCGGCCGCTATCCCAAGCACCCCTGGCCGGACGACCCCTGGAGCCACGTGCCGACGGGGGCGACGAAGCGCCGCCTGTAG
- a CDS encoding peptidoglycan bridge formation glycyltransferase FemA/FemB family protein encodes MRLTLVPTQDPRVYDDAVRSLPITSPLQGWGYGEARRTLGQEPLRFLIQGQGGQTVGALQLLRKRLVPGFSTLYAPRGPALESLDLLPAVAEAVRRVARPTDALLKIEPPHPVPADGRAVVPSDYGPFRRAETEQPEHTIVADLTRSEDDLFAGLHSMARRNVRASAKLGVVAGRDDDFEAFWEIFTATNERAKLGAFPRAYYETMLREGNAYGGEAYLVLSRYEGKALAGGFFLAMGTTTAYLFGGSVRDDRVQPDGTPYKDAKAPDAFYWNAMLDAKRRGYELFDFWGIPRVLDESKHSYGVFKMKLKFSEERVWYPAYDLTLNPAAPAIVKALRWRKTRNNVKKRGSADDVL; translated from the coding sequence ATGCGCCTGACCCTCGTGCCCACCCAGGACCCCCGCGTGTACGACGACGCCGTTCGCTCGCTTCCCATCACCAGCCCGCTGCAAGGCTGGGGCTACGGCGAGGCGCGGCGCACGCTGGGGCAGGAGCCGCTGCGGTTCCTGATTCAGGGCCAGGGCGGGCAGACGGTGGGGGCGCTGCAACTGCTGCGTAAGCGGCTGGTGCCCGGCTTCTCGACCCTGTACGCCCCGCGCGGCCCGGCGCTGGAATCGCTCGACCTGCTGCCCGCCGTGGCCGAGGCGGTGCGCAGGGTCGCCCGCCCGACCGACGCCCTGCTCAAGATCGAGCCGCCCCACCCCGTTCCCGCCGATGGCCGCGCGGTCGTTCCGTCCGACTACGGCCCCTTCCGCCGCGCCGAGACCGAGCAGCCCGAGCACACCATCGTCGCGGACCTGACCCGGTCCGAGGACGATCTCTTCGCGGGGCTGCACTCCATGGCCCGGCGCAACGTCCGCGCCTCCGCCAAGCTGGGGGTGGTGGCGGGCCGCGACGACGATTTCGAGGCCTTCTGGGAGATCTTCACCGCCACCAACGAGCGGGCCAAACTCGGCGCCTTTCCCCGCGCCTACTACGAGACGATGCTGCGCGAGGGCAATGCCTACGGCGGCGAAGCGTATCTCGTGCTGTCGCGCTACGAGGGCAAGGCGCTCGCGGGCGGCTTTTTCCTGGCGATGGGGACCACGACCGCCTACCTTTTCGGTGGCAGCGTGCGTGACGACCGCGTGCAGCCTGACGGCACGCCGTACAAGGACGCCAAGGCCCCCGACGCCTTTTACTGGAATGCCATGCTGGACGCCAAGCGCCGGGGCTATGAGCTGTTCGACTTCTGGGGCATCCCGCGCGTCCTCGACGAGAGCAAGCATTCCTACGGCGTGTTCAAGATGAAGCTGAAATTCTCGGAAGAGCGGGTGTGGTACCCCGCCTATGACCTGACCCTCAACCCCGCCGCGCCCGCCATCGTGAAGGCCCTGCGCTGGCGCAAGACGCGCAACAACGTGAAGAAACGGGGCAGCGCGGACGACGTGCTGTAA
- a CDS encoding S8 family peptidase, translated as MTARPLLSSLGLALLLASCGGQTPTSQTPAAQVPDTSATQRPARTLAPLLGTDNPDAVAGQYIVVFSEGAAPSNLGAQDAGGLIRALNLDPQGITVQHLYSQTIQGFAARLSPQNLQALRADSRVKYIEQDGVMRMTATQSGATWGLDRIDQRNLPLDGNYVYNSTASGVKAYIIDTGINTAHTNFGGRAVWGTNTTGDGNNSDCQGHGTHVAGTVGSNTWGVAKGVQLVAVKVLGCDGSGTNSGVIAGVNWAVSNKGSGAAVANMSLGGGFSQAVNDAVNSAASKNLIMAVAAGNENQNACNVSPASAASAITVGSTTNTDARSSFSNYGSCLDLFAPGSNITSTWIGSTTATNTISGTSMATPHVAGSIALLIAGGNTTNSAVTSALLNGATTGKVTGAQTGSPNRLLYTGTGTTTTPPSTGTTTTYTGSVSSRTSSYKPGTSGFSYAGGTLKGTLSGPSGTDFDLYLQKWNGSTWADVAASESAGSTENINYAAASGTYRWEVYAYSGSGSYSLTETK; from the coding sequence ATGACTGCACGCCCCCTGCTCAGCTCGCTCGGTCTCGCCCTGCTGCTCGCTTCCTGCGGTGGTCAGACCCCGACCTCCCAGACTCCCGCCGCGCAGGTGCCGGACACGTCGGCCACGCAGCGCCCCGCGCGGACGCTGGCGCCCCTGCTGGGCACGGATAACCCGGACGCGGTCGCGGGGCAGTACATCGTGGTCTTCAGCGAGGGTGCGGCCCCGAGCAACCTGGGCGCGCAGGACGCGGGCGGGCTGATCCGGGCGCTGAACCTCGATCCCCAGGGCATCACGGTGCAGCACCTGTACTCGCAGACCATCCAGGGCTTCGCCGCCCGCCTCAGCCCCCAGAACCTCCAGGCGCTGCGGGCCGACTCCCGCGTGAAGTACATCGAGCAAGACGGCGTGATGCGCATGACGGCCACGCAGAGCGGCGCGACCTGGGGCCTGGACCGCATCGACCAGCGCAACCTGCCGCTGGACGGCAACTACGTCTACAACTCGACCGCCAGCGGCGTGAAGGCGTACATCATCGACACCGGGATCAACACCGCGCACACCAACTTCGGGGGCCGTGCGGTGTGGGGCACCAACACCACCGGCGACGGCAACAACTCCGACTGCCAGGGCCACGGGACCCACGTGGCAGGCACCGTGGGCAGCAACACCTGGGGCGTCGCCAAGGGCGTGCAACTCGTGGCCGTCAAGGTGCTGGGCTGCGACGGCTCCGGCACCAACTCGGGCGTGATCGCGGGTGTGAACTGGGCCGTGAGCAACAAGGGCAGCGGGGCGGCCGTGGCGAACATGAGCCTCGGCGGCGGCTTCAGCCAGGCCGTGAACGACGCGGTGAACAGCGCTGCGAGCAAGAACCTGATCATGGCGGTCGCGGCAGGCAACGAGAACCAGAACGCCTGCAACGTGTCCCCCGCCAGCGCCGCCAGCGCGATCACGGTGGGCAGCACGACGAACACCGACGCCCGCTCGTCCTTCTCGAACTACGGCTCGTGCCTTGACCTCTTCGCGCCGGGCAGCAACATCACCTCGACCTGGATCGGCTCGACCACCGCGACGAACACCATCAGCGGCACCTCGATGGCGACCCCCCACGTCGCCGGGTCGATCGCCCTGCTGATCGCGGGCGGCAACACCACCAACAGTGCGGTCACGAGCGCCCTGCTGAATGGCGCCACCACCGGCAAGGTCACGGGAGCGCAGACCGGCAGCCCCAACCGCCTGCTGTACACCGGCACCGGCACCACGACCACGCCTCCCTCGACCGGCACCACCACGACCTACACGGGCAGCGTGAGCAGCCGCACCAGCTCCTACAAGCCTGGCACGAGCGGCTTCTCCTACGCGGGCGGCACCCTGAAGGGCACCCTCAGCGGCCCCTCGGGCACCGACTTCGACCTCTACCTCCAGAAGTGGAACGGCAGCACCTGGGCCGACGTGGCCGCCAGCGAGAGCGCGGGCAGCACCGAGAACATCAACTACGCGGCGGCGAGCGGCACCTACCGCTGGGAGGTCTACGCCTACTCCGGCAGCGGCTCCTACAGCCTGACCGAGACAAAGTAA
- a CDS encoding peptidylprolyl isomerase translates to MQKSLLTLALLLGGAALAQSTGTPPTTPAAPATQTQPAPAAPAQTPAAPATTTPADPQTVVARVGGETVTLGEYERAFRLAVARVLNSQGIPYSEEALAQFAEARPQFLTQYARDRAVYQLARRGTAVTAAQVDAQLAETHEGFDTDAAYAQALAANGFANEAELRADIERELVVDAYLEGIKSRLKFGDALVASFYQLNRQSFNRPAQACVRHILVATQAEGQTILRDLAAGGDFAAIAREKSQDPGSAAEGGELGCIEPGETVEPFDRTSFAAPLNQPQLVQSEYGWHVLVVTRRTQAGVAPLAEVAPVIREQLARDAAQKYLDSQLARVTITTTPAALPAPAPASSR, encoded by the coding sequence ATGCAAAAGAGCCTCCTGACGCTCGCGCTGCTGCTCGGCGGCGCGGCCCTGGCCCAGAGCACGGGCACGCCCCCGACTACGCCCGCTGCTCCGGCGACCCAGACGCAACCGGCCCCGGCCGCACCTGCACAAACCCCGGCGGCTCCGGCCACCACGACGCCCGCCGACCCCCAGACGGTCGTGGCACGCGTGGGGGGTGAGACGGTCACACTGGGCGAGTACGAGCGGGCCTTCCGGCTGGCGGTGGCGCGGGTGCTGAACTCGCAGGGGATTCCCTACTCGGAAGAGGCGCTGGCGCAGTTCGCCGAAGCGCGGCCCCAGTTCCTGACCCAGTATGCCCGCGACCGGGCGGTGTACCAGCTCGCCCGCCGGGGCACGGCGGTCACGGCGGCGCAGGTGGACGCCCAACTCGCCGAGACCCACGAGGGCTTTGACACGGACGCCGCCTATGCCCAGGCGCTGGCCGCCAACGGCTTTGCGAACGAGGCCGAGTTGCGGGCCGATATCGAGCGCGAGCTGGTCGTGGACGCCTACCTCGAGGGCATCAAGTCGCGCCTGAAGTTCGGGGACGCCCTGGTCGCCAGCTTCTACCAGCTCAACCGTCAGTCCTTTAACCGCCCGGCGCAGGCGTGCGTGCGGCACATCCTCGTCGCCACGCAGGCCGAGGGGCAGACCATCCTGCGCGACCTCGCGGCAGGCGGGGACTTTGCGGCCATCGCCCGCGAAAAGAGCCAGGACCCCGGCAGCGCGGCCGAGGGCGGCGAGCTGGGCTGCATCGAACCCGGCGAGACGGTCGAGCCGTTCGACCGCACGTCCTTCGCGGCGCCCCTGAATCAGCCGCAACTCGTGCAGTCCGAGTACGGCTGGCATGTCCTCGTCGTGACCCGCCGCACCCAGGCGGGCGTCGCCCCGCTGGCCGAAGTCGCGCCTGTCATCCGCGAGCAGCTCGCCCGCGACGCGGCTCAGAAATACCTTGACTCACAGCTGGCCCGCGTCACCATCACCACCACCCCGGCAGCTCTCCCCGCCCCAGCTCCCGCCTCCAGCCGCTAG